The Candidatus Poribacteria bacterium genome has a window encoding:
- a CDS encoding S1 RNA-binding domain-containing protein, translated as MEITGCITHIHDFGARVKIDQQGIEGRIYNENLSWDPRSTARELLKKGDKIETEVLRIDVSKQLILLGHKQTQPDPWDEVPEKYSVGSVVRGQIVDLTDFGAFVEIEKGVEGLIRISELTDQEIEKPEEVVSIDEELDVKVISISPKDRKIRLSIKAITAENLTAITYNGEKELPQVVEPDILFACSAMGWKTLRGYIQIREDVKRQSLSPIKSRKKTLKVLDSFLTSAREKKVSSFAVTRAGHELYGTIENFDSDKIEMQVSREMVTIYRQGLIEFTTMETHQGKVTEFKNNTRQGLIQSSGLPRIFVSISDVCGENTLSTGQSVEFEICQTLRGLEARNVIIIQN; from the coding sequence ATGGAAATTACCGGTTGCATTACACACATTCACGATTTTGGCGCACGTGTTAAAATCGATCAACAAGGCATTGAAGGAAGAATTTACAACGAGAACCTTTCTTGGGATCCGAGATCTACCGCGCGCGAACTCCTCAAGAAAGGTGATAAGATTGAAACTGAGGTACTCCGAATTGATGTTTCCAAACAACTTATCCTATTGGGACACAAACAAACTCAGCCGGATCCTTGGGATGAGGTTCCAGAAAAATACAGCGTCGGTTCTGTTGTCCGTGGACAAATTGTTGATCTGACTGATTTTGGTGCATTTGTTGAAATTGAGAAAGGTGTTGAGGGACTAATCCGCATTTCTGAATTAACCGATCAGGAAATTGAAAAACCAGAGGAGGTAGTTTCAATTGACGAAGAGTTAGACGTGAAAGTAATTAGTATATCACCAAAAGATCGAAAAATTCGGCTGAGTATAAAAGCAATAACCGCCGAAAATCTTACGGCTATTACCTACAATGGAGAAAAAGAATTGCCGCAGGTGGTAGAACCGGATATTCTTTTTGCGTGTTCAGCTATGGGATGGAAAACATTGAGAGGTTACATCCAAATCCGGGAAGATGTAAAAAGACAATCCCTATCACCAATTAAAAGTCGGAAAAAAACTCTTAAGGTCTTGGATTCCTTCCTCACTTCAGCGCGGGAGAAGAAGGTTTCTTCATTTGCTGTCACCCGTGCTGGACACGAACTTTATGGTACAATAGAGAACTTTGACTCAGATAAGATTGAGATGCAAGTCAGTCGGGAAATGGTAACTATCTATAGACAGGGTTTAATTGAATTTACAACAATGGAAACACACCAAGGTAAAGTAACGGAGTTTAAAAATAACACCAGACAAGGTCTCATACAATCCAGTGGGCTTCCACGTATTTTTGTATCTATCTCTGATGTTTGTGGCGAAAACACTCTGTCAACGGGGCAGAGCGTCGAATTTGAGATATGTCAAACGTTGAGAGGTTTAGAGGCCCGTAATGTAATCATCATTCAAAATTAA
- a CDS encoding putative toxin-antitoxin system toxin component, PIN family yields the protein MRRKPRVVLDSVVAVSAFLTTGLTAELIYQCQEKVHLYTTEEILQEIRRVLLEKDHIRNRYNYSTIDVDIFLTQLWEISAIVGQLPEIRVIERDPKDDMIIACAVAASADYIISRDRHLLDLGKYQGIQIVSPEDFMPTLREI from the coding sequence ATGAGAAGAAAACCTCGCGTTGTTCTTGATAGTGTTGTTGCAGTGAGTGCCTTTCTCACTACGGGTTTGACTGCTGAACTCATATATCAATGCCAGGAAAAGGTGCATCTTTATACGACTGAAGAAATCTTGCAGGAAATCCGCCGTGTGCTTTTAGAGAAAGACCATATTCGGAATCGCTATAACTACTCTACCATAGATGTGGACATTTTTCTCACGCAACTGTGGGAAATTAGCGCAATAGTTGGGCAGTTACCGGAGATTCGTGTCATAGAGCGCGACCCCAAAGATGACATGATCATTGCTTGTGCTGTCGCAGCATCTGCCGACTATATCATAAGTCGTGACAGACATCTGTTGGATTTGGGAAAATATCAGGGCATACAAATCGTTAGTCCAGAAGATTTTATGCCGACGCTGAGAGAGATTTAA
- a CDS encoding AbrB/MazE/SpoVT family DNA-binding domain-containing protein, which yields MAAIKILQDGRVTIPKHIRDTLGLKKGDIAEAKLEEGRIVITPNLSIKKTNDLRPKRTKASAWNELRRVMDSVHEKNRGMSEAEASADIQRAVTELRQEEYEKKTSRCS from the coding sequence ATGGCAGCCATTAAGATTCTTCAGGACGGTCGAGTCACCATTCCCAAACACATTCGGGATACTTTGGGACTCAAGAAAGGCGATATTGCAGAAGCAAAACTTGAAGAGGGGAGAATAGTAATTACGCCTAACCTTTCGATAAAGAAAACTAACGATTTACGCCCAAAACGAACAAAGGCATCGGCTTGGAATGAGCTTCGACGTGTTATGGATAGCGTCCATGAGAAAAATAGGGGTATGAGCGAAGCGGAGGCCTCCGCAGATATCCAGCGTGCAGTCACCGAACTTCGCCAAGAAGAATATGAGAAGAAAACCTCGCGTTGTTCTTGA
- a CDS encoding tryptophan synthase subunit alpha: MNRIDKKFQELRDQGAKAFMPYVCAGDPNPELTSKLLLTLEEAGADLIELGIPFSDPIADGPTVQRASERALTHRISLQQILEMVRDLRRQTDIPIALMGYYNPIFRMGEETFCKAAQAAGVDGVIVPDLPPEQAQSLLEVAPKYNLATIFLAAPTSPPERMQLIASVSTGFIYCVSVTGVTGARAMLSDEIAPMIAELRKHTDKPVSVGFGISTPDQATQVAQIADGVIVGSAIVNVIEDNMDNEAQLLDAVKQFASDLTAGVKR, translated from the coding sequence ATGAACCGAATTGACAAAAAATTTCAAGAACTCCGAGACCAAGGTGCCAAGGCATTTATGCCCTACGTCTGTGCCGGAGATCCGAACCCTGAACTTACCTCCAAACTGCTCCTTACACTTGAGGAAGCAGGTGCAGACCTCATCGAACTCGGTATCCCATTTTCTGATCCAATCGCAGATGGTCCCACCGTCCAACGCGCAAGTGAACGCGCACTTACGCATCGCATTTCACTTCAACAAATATTGGAAATGGTGAGAGACCTCCGTAGACAAACGGATATTCCTATTGCTTTGATGGGCTACTATAATCCGATCTTTCGGATGGGAGAGGAGACCTTTTGTAAGGCTGCACAAGCCGCAGGTGTTGATGGTGTTATCGTCCCGGATCTACCGCCGGAGCAGGCACAATCGCTCCTTGAAGTCGCACCGAAGTATAATCTCGCCACGATCTTTCTCGCGGCACCGACAAGTCCGCCGGAACGGATGCAATTGATCGCCTCGGTCAGCACGGGATTTATCTATTGTGTATCGGTAACAGGTGTAACGGGTGCGCGGGCGATGTTGTCAGACGAAATCGCGCCGATGATCGCAGAGCTGCGGAAACATACGGATAAACCGGTCAGCGTCGGTTTTGGTATATCAACACCAGATCAGGCAACGCAGGTCGCGCAGATCGCTGATGGTGTGATTGTTGGGAGTGCCATTGTCAATGTCATTGAAGACAATATGGACAACGAGGCACAATTGCTCGATGCGGTGAAGCAATTCGCCTCAGATTTGACTGCGGGGGTAAAAAGGTAA
- a CDS encoding aldo/keto reductase has product METTTKLETRRMGRTEMRPNALALGAAWLWQKPDAEVIGAIRRGIGLGINYIDTYPGHAEHLWGEALSDGLREKVYLQAKVGTHPERRKDFSADGTRWSVTNSLKNLRTDVLDSVLIHDPLDMESVLAPGCALDTLLEMKAEGHIRHIGAGVRSHEFHKELIETGHIDIVLTFLDYTLLSQSASETTLPMAREHDVGIILASPLGMGSLTGAEPTVEDERRRNPNAEPKAYLMWKWCQERNVNIRHLAMQFCLAAPIEGIVMFGPADKAQVEDGYEAATADIPEHIWEAFEAEFGIKRGM; this is encoded by the coding sequence ATGGAAACCACCACAAAATTAGAAACTCGACGAATGGGACGGACTGAGATGCGACCGAACGCGCTTGCACTCGGCGCGGCATGGTTGTGGCAGAAACCGGATGCTGAAGTTATCGGTGCAATCCGGCGCGGTATTGGACTTGGTATCAACTATATCGACACCTATCCGGGACACGCCGAACACCTCTGGGGAGAAGCACTCTCTGATGGATTGCGGGAAAAGGTTTATTTGCAGGCGAAGGTCGGCACACATCCAGAACGACGGAAAGATTTCTCCGCAGATGGGACACGATGGAGCGTCACAAACAGTCTCAAAAACCTCCGCACGGATGTCCTTGATTCTGTCCTCATCCACGATCCGCTTGATATGGAGAGCGTGCTGGCACCCGGATGTGCCTTGGATACGTTGTTGGAGATGAAAGCAGAGGGCCATATTCGACATATCGGGGCAGGGGTCCGCTCTCATGAATTCCACAAAGAACTCATCGAAACCGGACATATTGATATCGTCCTTACTTTCTTAGATTATACGCTGTTATCTCAATCTGCGTCCGAGACAACCTTGCCGATGGCACGCGAACACGATGTCGGTATCATCTTGGCGAGTCCATTAGGCATGGGAAGTCTGACCGGTGCAGAACCCACTGTTGAAGACGAACGCCGACGTAACCCCAACGCTGAACCCAAAGCATACTTGATGTGGAAATGGTGTCAGGAACGCAATGTCAACATCCGGCATCTGGCGATGCAGTTTTGTCTCGCTGCCCCCATAGAGGGAATTGTGATGTTCGGTCCCGCGGATAAAGCGCAAGTAGAAGACGGATATGAAGCGGCAACAGCGGACATCCCGGAACATATTTGGGAGGCGTTTGAGGCGGAGTTTGGTATCAAGCGTGGCATGTAG
- a CDS encoding DUF4861 domain-containing protein, translating into MRVLIPVISPQGQIKKTIYLSLMLGILLIFNACTMPGGNQNISKIRLSIQNTLPLPRKRVPIVLTGAQLRKVSPDFTFKAYSVVSGKAPREVMVPSQADDLDYDGELDQLCFLLDLEPEQTKEISILYDPDVKATLTLDINKQTRAAIFPELNVVAAVESNLIAYLLKPNGAFIAYGKKRAELFSVDTMFQPELDYGRPLSPELRHHFDNNGITLSQQVQIEIEKAEQKWIVRDLEKQEIYFIRKSHNIETGLEHETTTEGQLDIVQSVGLSLHALLKPETPEMVALNRSEGLIGCGGIALWHKAKQEMIPLPTEGDYVRILADGSIRSIVQRILPEWKIQDKTHRLTLTTFIYGDNPWIEHHIHIDGNLTTDYAIATGIPHLNEAYGEDRKQGWIWSWGTDPSDINTLGVALIAPTYREVHDTRIIADYKGSESSLLPVILTPDAEGRLNYRTFAIWGGGIDGIETEMEFAEHVQITTTALKTPPHIKFLPKEEE; encoded by the coding sequence TTGAGAGTTTTAATACCCGTAATTTCTCCGCAAGGTCAAATTAAAAAAACGATCTATCTGTCGCTTATGTTAGGCATACTGTTGATATTCAATGCCTGTACGATGCCCGGCGGCAATCAGAATATTAGTAAAATCCGCCTTTCCATCCAAAATACATTACCGCTCCCTCGAAAAAGGGTTCCGATTGTATTGACCGGAGCGCAACTCCGAAAAGTGAGTCCTGATTTCACCTTTAAAGCCTATTCCGTTGTTAGCGGAAAAGCCCCGCGAGAAGTGATGGTTCCATCGCAAGCAGATGATCTGGATTATGACGGAGAACTCGATCAACTCTGTTTTCTGTTAGATTTGGAGCCTGAGCAGACAAAAGAGATTTCCATTCTTTACGATCCAGATGTCAAAGCGACCTTAACGCTGGATATTAATAAACAGACGCGCGCCGCTATCTTTCCCGAACTCAACGTCGTGGCGGCAGTGGAATCAAATCTGATTGCGTATTTATTAAAACCGAACGGTGCCTTCATCGCTTATGGTAAAAAACGGGCAGAATTGTTCAGCGTGGATACGATGTTTCAACCCGAATTAGATTACGGAAGACCGCTCTCACCGGAACTCAGACACCACTTCGATAACAACGGCATTACCCTCTCGCAACAGGTCCAAATAGAAATAGAGAAAGCGGAGCAAAAGTGGATCGTCCGCGATCTTGAAAAGCAAGAAATCTACTTTATCCGAAAATCACACAATATTGAAACCGGTCTTGAGCATGAGACTACGACAGAAGGGCAGTTGGATATAGTCCAATCGGTCGGCTTATCGCTGCACGCGCTTCTCAAACCTGAAACCCCCGAAATGGTTGCGCTAAATCGTTCTGAGGGTCTGATAGGTTGTGGCGGGATTGCCCTATGGCATAAAGCAAAACAGGAGATGATCCCATTACCCACAGAAGGTGATTACGTCCGGATCCTCGCTGATGGTTCCATCCGTTCTATTGTCCAACGGATCTTACCAGAATGGAAAATTCAAGATAAGACCCACCGATTGACATTAACCACCTTCATCTATGGAGATAATCCGTGGATCGAACATCATATTCATATTGATGGTAATCTCACAACGGATTATGCTATTGCTACAGGTATCCCACATCTGAATGAGGCTTATGGAGAGGACAGAAAACAGGGGTGGATATGGAGTTGGGGGACAGATCCAAGCGACATAAATACACTTGGGGTTGCCCTCATTGCACCCACGTATCGCGAAGTACACGACACACGCATCATTGCTGATTACAAGGGATCGGAGAGTTCTCTTTTGCCAGTTATCCTAACCCCTGACGCGGAAGGTAGACTCAATTATCGGACGTTTGCTATCTGGGGTGGCGGTATAGATGGTATTGAGACCGAGATGGAATTCGCGGAACACGTTCAAATCACAACGACTGCATTGAAGACCCCGCCACACATCAAATTCTTACCTAAAGAAGAAGAGTAG
- a CDS encoding aminotransferase class V-fold PLP-dependent enzyme produces the protein MNHAGVAPLSRRVQDAMIGFIEDATVNGAVNAEQWAETAEICRAAAAHLINADTTEIAFMKNTTQGILIAANGIDWQEGDNVVTTAVEFPANIYPWWSLKERYGVQTRMVPERDGCIHIEDVASAIDARTRALTISHVEFASGFRNDIQALGDLCREHNIWFIVDAIQSLGAIEVDVKSCNVDILAADGHKWLLAPEGAAIFYCADEKRERLINTNIGWSSVVNPRDFLNYDLTQKPDATRFEEGSYNSVGLYGLKAAIDLLLDIGIPTIEARILELTKRLTEGLEAKGYRVITPKTDTERAGIVIFESERHTPSEVYEKLHAEKIITAERGSGVRVSPHFYNTLSEIEHLLEVLPDL, from the coding sequence ATGAACCATGCCGGGGTTGCCCCGTTATCGCGTCGGGTGCAGGACGCGATGATAGGCTTTATAGAGGATGCCACTGTGAACGGTGCCGTAAACGCCGAGCAATGGGCGGAAACAGCTGAGATCTGTCGTGCAGCGGCAGCACACCTCATCAATGCCGATACCACAGAAATCGCATTTATGAAGAATACAACACAAGGTATTCTTATCGCAGCCAACGGTATTGATTGGCAAGAAGGGGACAATGTCGTCACAACAGCGGTTGAATTTCCTGCCAATATTTATCCGTGGTGGAGTTTGAAAGAACGCTATGGTGTTCAAACGCGCATGGTGCCGGAGCGAGATGGGTGCATTCATATCGAGGATGTCGCTTCGGCTATTGACGCACGGACACGTGCTTTGACAATCAGCCATGTAGAGTTCGCTTCCGGATTCCGAAACGATATTCAGGCACTCGGAGATCTGTGCCGAGAACATAATATTTGGTTCATCGTTGACGCTATTCAGAGCCTCGGCGCAATTGAGGTGGATGTGAAATCTTGTAATGTTGATATCCTCGCTGCCGATGGACATAAATGGCTACTGGCACCGGAGGGCGCGGCAATCTTCTATTGTGCCGACGAAAAACGCGAGCGGCTCATCAATACCAATATTGGTTGGTCGAGTGTCGTGAACCCGCGCGATTTTCTCAACTACGATTTAACCCAAAAACCCGACGCAACCCGGTTTGAGGAAGGCTCTTACAACAGCGTCGGACTTTATGGACTCAAAGCAGCGATCGACTTACTCCTTGACATCGGTATCCCTACAATTGAGGCGCGCATTTTGGAACTCACGAAACGTTTAACAGAAGGATTGGAAGCCAAAGGCTATCGCGTCATCACACCGAAAACAGATACAGAGCGAGCGGGGATTGTTATTTTTGAAAGTGAGCGACACACACCTTCTGAAGTTTATGAGAAACTCCACGCTGAGAAGATAATTACAGCTGAACGTGGAAGTGGGGTCAGGGTCTCCCCTCATTTTTATAACACGCTCTCTGAGATTGAACATCTGCTTGAAGTGCTACCAGACTTGTAA
- a CDS encoding glycosyltransferase family 2 protein, with the protein MPIPHNLTARKVRKPIISIVVPVYNEEENVRLLFEKIQAVCETIGDSYEVLFVDDGSRDRTFAVLSELSKQKPELAVIRFQKNAGQTAAMAAGFEFAQGQRIISMDGDLQNDPADIPKLLAKLEEGYDLVCGWRKERQDKFLTRRVPSIVANWIIGKVTGVPIHDNGCSLKAYRASVIKQVPLYGEMHRFIPAMSTVVGARIAEIVVTHHPRRFGKSKYGLGRVWRVMLDIIAFKFIISVFTSRPAPQKPSLRQRLSDVLFRPKQRAFRIAAFLSLPFFVLGRVLFGNANSAALSCFGLAIALLILGWITENKIQHAKKASATLGTLARFFMVQCKRRPIRFFGPVGVALFGLGVIFCTGWVTQSLLPVNSLPGAIFIAGGIFVFCAGLFGELITYANAKRVKDYTIF; encoded by the coding sequence ATGCCAATTCCACATAATTTAACCGCAAGGAAAGTTAGAAAACCCATTATATCCATCGTGGTTCCTGTTTACAACGAAGAAGAAAACGTTCGTCTGTTGTTTGAGAAAATCCAAGCGGTATGTGAGACAATCGGTGATTCTTATGAAGTGTTGTTCGTGGATGACGGAAGCCGCGATAGGACCTTCGCCGTGCTTTCGGAATTGAGCAAACAGAAACCCGAGCTGGCAGTCATTCGGTTCCAAAAGAATGCCGGACAAACAGCAGCAATGGCAGCAGGCTTTGAATTCGCGCAGGGGCAACGCATCATCAGTATGGATGGTGATTTACAAAACGATCCAGCCGACATTCCGAAATTGCTCGCGAAATTGGAGGAAGGCTACGATTTGGTGTGTGGATGGCGCAAAGAACGACAGGATAAATTTTTGACGCGACGTGTCCCGTCTATCGTCGCGAACTGGATAATTGGCAAGGTGACGGGGGTCCCTATACACGACAACGGATGCTCGCTCAAAGCATACCGAGCCTCTGTTATCAAACAGGTCCCGCTCTATGGAGAGATGCACCGATTTATCCCTGCGATGTCTACAGTGGTAGGGGCGCGTATCGCAGAAATTGTCGTCACGCATCACCCGCGACGTTTCGGAAAAAGCAAGTACGGACTTGGGAGAGTGTGGCGCGTGATGCTCGACATTATCGCCTTCAAGTTTATCATCTCTGTCTTTACATCGCGGCCGGCTCCACAAAAACCATCACTGCGACAGCGATTGTCGGATGTTCTGTTTCGTCCGAAGCAGCGAGCCTTCCGAATTGCTGCGTTCCTAAGTCTACCTTTCTTTGTGTTAGGACGTGTTTTATTCGGGAATGCTAACAGTGCAGCACTGAGTTGCTTCGGCTTAGCGATAGCCTTACTGATACTTGGTTGGATAACTGAGAACAAAATTCAGCACGCTAAGAAAGCGTCAGCCACCTTAGGCACACTCGCGCGTTTTTTTATGGTTCAGTGTAAACGGAGACCTATTCGGTTTTTTGGTCCTGTTGGTGTGGCGTTGTTCGGGCTCGGTGTTATCTTCTGTACAGGCTGGGTAACCCAGTCCCTACTACCTGTCAACTCTCTGCCGGGTGCTATTTTTATCGCTGGTGGTATCTTCGTATTCTGCGCCGGTTTGTTTGGTGAGCTCATCACTTATGCCAACGCAAAACGGGTAAAAGACTACACAATTTTTTAA
- a CDS encoding NTP transferase domain-containing protein, with amino-acid sequence MFKHKEKLKGVILAGGLGTRLHPLTKVTSKHLLPVGNEPMVFHSIKQLTTAGVTDILIVTNPQYVGDFVRVLGGGNDFGCELTYRVQEEAKGIAHALALAEGFASGGNIAVLLGDNIFETAIQQAVNDFHAQRQGARVLLKQVSDPERYGVATLDGSHIVAIEEKPTHPKSEYAVVGVYFYDASVFDIIRTVEPSARGEYEITAVNNAYIQRGELEYSLVQGKWIDAGTFDSLIEAHQILLNSPDW; translated from the coding sequence ATGTTTAAGCATAAGGAAAAATTAAAAGGCGTAATCCTCGCAGGGGGACTCGGCACTCGTTTGCATCCACTCACTAAAGTTACCAGTAAGCACCTCCTGCCTGTAGGCAACGAGCCGATGGTGTTTCATAGTATCAAACAACTCACGACTGCAGGTGTCACCGATATCCTTATCGTGACGAATCCGCAATACGTCGGAGACTTCGTGAGGGTTTTGGGAGGTGGAAATGATTTCGGGTGTGAACTCACTTATCGCGTGCAAGAGGAAGCCAAAGGCATCGCGCATGCCCTCGCACTGGCAGAAGGGTTCGCCAGTGGGGGCAACATTGCTGTTCTGTTGGGGGACAACATCTTTGAAACCGCAATTCAGCAAGCCGTTAACGACTTTCACGCACAACGGCAAGGGGCTCGAGTCCTGCTCAAACAGGTATCGGATCCCGAACGTTACGGCGTAGCGACATTAGACGGGAGCCATATCGTTGCGATAGAAGAGAAACCGACGCATCCGAAAAGCGAGTACGCCGTCGTCGGTGTCTATTTCTATGACGCCTCCGTGTTTGACATCATCCGCACAGTTGAACCTTCGGCGCGCGGGGAATACGAAATAACCGCTGTCAACAACGCATATATTCAGCGCGGAGAACTTGAATACAGTCTGGTCCAAGGAAAATGGATTGATGCAGGAACCTTTGACTCGCTCATTGAAGCGCATCAGATCTTGCTGAATTCCCCGGATTGGTAG
- a CDS encoding NAD(P)-dependent oxidoreductase: MADSQNRADYKIGVVGVGRMGANIARHLNDEGFDVTAVYDVAAERAQELAAEIGATATEELAKVTALSDFIITVVTDDAAMRTIFSDAAEDNLLQGASGTVFINCATISPQVHVDIEQLATKHGAESLEGCMASSITQAREGTLYLMCGGKKETFDKAHAILDSMSISLRYIGEAGQAAQVKALVNMVMNINTAGLAEGLGLGDALGLDLAMLQEVFAQTGANSRVLETDGEDMEARDHECYFSAAHASKDSGIALDLADDAGISLPLAQATKAQYDRMIEAGLGDLDKSGVAELTFPGRGPEN, encoded by the coding sequence ATGGCAGATTCACAAAATAGGGCAGATTACAAAATTGGTGTTGTAGGGGTAGGCAGAATGGGAGCAAACATCGCCCGACATCTCAATGACGAAGGGTTTGATGTTACTGCTGTATACGATGTCGCAGCCGAACGCGCACAAGAACTCGCAGCGGAAATCGGCGCAACAGCAACCGAAGAACTCGCGAAAGTTACAGCACTTTCAGACTTTATTATCACTGTGGTAACCGACGATGCGGCGATGCGGACCATTTTTTCGGATGCTGCAGAGGACAACTTGCTGCAAGGGGCATCCGGCACAGTCTTTATTAACTGCGCAACGATTAGCCCGCAGGTCCACGTAGATATCGAGCAACTCGCCACAAAACATGGGGCAGAGAGTCTTGAAGGATGTATGGCAAGTAGTATCACGCAAGCACGGGAAGGGACGCTTTACCTCATGTGCGGCGGTAAAAAAGAAACTTTCGACAAGGCACACGCGATTCTGGATTCAATGAGCATTTCGCTCCGTTACATCGGTGAAGCCGGTCAAGCAGCACAAGTGAAAGCACTCGTCAATATGGTAATGAATATCAATACCGCAGGCCTCGCTGAAGGTCTCGGCTTGGGTGATGCCCTCGGATTAGATCTGGCGATGTTGCAGGAGGTTTTCGCACAAACAGGGGCAAACTCCCGCGTCTTGGAAACCGACGGAGAAGACATGGAAGCACGCGATCATGAATGTTATTTCTCAGCTGCCCATGCCTCCAAAGATTCAGGGATCGCTCTCGACTTGGCAGACGATGCTGGTATTTCTCTCCCGCTGGCGCAGGCGACGAAGGCACAGTATGATCGGATGATTGAAGCCGGATTGGGCGATCTGGATAAGTCCGGTGTCGCTGAACTCACCTTCCCCGGACGGGGACCAGAGAATTAA
- a CDS encoding tetratricopeptide repeat protein: protein MNRFTHGFGLRIDRAYLLMLAFAFLIGTISGCVGGVSIVPLGAKLQNADSAFDEAETMEVRDDDPEKMEENRQRQQELYDRAIALYSEVIERDTKGKWAQRAHYQIARVYKRRYDWNKAVEHYQAIVALDPTGYYANEAKSGTANIRKNREVIKTKRAEYQNYKALYENSPTDETFNIAAEALYEVARAYESLENYTEAIRNYERMVEEFSKHPKAPQAQFQIGNVYFYTLFDYRGGWPAFVGVTEKFPDSYEASQAGTLLKQTNEILVEISFLMDEINKFRNKKAVEYQKTGRKITPADMWVMGYSDQVVQNFQQIAGNWEKLRNFPRAINAYQTLARDLSHKKFASADALYRTGTLYQQNGEYERAIEAYDNLFENAPESVWRNEAVYQQAVCFRSIREFGSAYDGFKAYMSITKGDTPYLREAEQIVRQYELDQDEDGYKFYEEQEAGTSDQDASSHPGMGS, encoded by the coding sequence ATGAACCGTTTCACACACGGCTTCGGTCTCCGAATAGACCGAGCCTATCTTCTCATGCTTGCCTTCGCTTTTCTTATTGGGACGATTAGCGGGTGCGTAGGCGGTGTCAGTATTGTTCCCCTCGGTGCCAAGCTCCAAAACGCCGACAGCGCGTTTGACGAGGCAGAAACTATGGAAGTGCGCGATGATGATCCAGAAAAAATGGAGGAAAATCGCCAGAGGCAACAGGAACTTTACGATAGAGCGATAGCCCTCTACTCAGAGGTCATTGAACGCGATACGAAAGGCAAATGGGCACAGCGTGCACACTACCAGATTGCCAGAGTCTATAAGCGTCGCTACGATTGGAATAAAGCCGTTGAGCATTATCAAGCCATCGTTGCATTAGACCCCACCGGATATTACGCCAATGAAGCGAAAAGTGGTACGGCAAATATTCGAAAGAACCGCGAGGTCATTAAGACGAAGCGGGCTGAATACCAAAACTATAAAGCACTTTACGAGAATTCGCCAACAGATGAGACCTTCAATATCGCGGCAGAGGCACTCTACGAGGTCGCTCGTGCTTATGAAAGTTTAGAGAATTATACGGAAGCCATCCGTAATTACGAACGAATGGTCGAAGAATTTTCTAAGCATCCCAAAGCGCCGCAGGCGCAATTCCAGATCGGTAACGTCTATTTTTATACCCTCTTCGACTATCGGGGTGGCTGGCCGGCTTTTGTCGGGGTTACCGAGAAGTTTCCAGATTCTTACGAGGCATCTCAGGCAGGAACACTCCTGAAGCAGACGAATGAAATTCTGGTAGAGATTAGCTTCCTAATGGATGAAATTAATAAGTTCCGGAATAAGAAAGCGGTCGAATACCAAAAGACCGGACGGAAAATTACCCCTGCTGACATGTGGGTGATGGGATACAGCGATCAGGTCGTTCAAAATTTCCAACAAATTGCGGGTAACTGGGAGAAACTTCGTAACTTCCCGCGTGCTATTAATGCTTACCAGACGTTGGCGAGAGACCTATCGCATAAGAAATTCGCCTCCGCAGATGCCCTGTATCGCACCGGGACTCTCTATCAGCAAAATGGTGAGTACGAACGCGCGATTGAGGCGTATGACAATCTGTTTGAGAACGCCCCGGAATCCGTATGGCGAAATGAAGCTGTTTACCAACAGGCGGTTTGCTTTCGTTCCATCCGTGAATTCGGATCCGCTTATGACGGGTTCAAAGCCTACATGAGCATTACGAAGGGAGATACTCCCTACCTTCGGGAAGCAGAGCAGATCGTCCGTCAGTATGAACTTGACCAAGACGAAGACGGATACAAGTTCTACGAGGAACAGGAAGCAGGGACGTCTGACCAAGATGCCAGCTCTCATCCGGGCATGGGGAGCTAA